One window from the genome of Pseudonocardia hierapolitana encodes:
- a CDS encoding ATP-binding protein, whose translation MRRRILQSTLLVVAITALVLGGPLAITTWRLVEDIHRADLLSRLEQVAARLDTAGARIDRESIELAVPAGGRLVLQRAGEPDQVVGAQVGTDPVSESLPFAPGDVLVMQEPLQLMRTEQLQVTAVVLLLVVLSVGTGAVVATVTARRLAEPLRGVADRAARLGAGDFRAVPDRHGIPELDRVSDVLDTSAVALADLLQRERALVGDVSHQLRSRLTALQLRLDELASHPDPTARSEALAALEQAERLAEVLDELLEAARVARAAGAEPRDLRETLGAVAEEWRPTLKASGRSLKVRVPDGLLARVTPARIREAIGALLDNAIQHGSGTVTLSARAAETSLLVEVTDAGAGVPEELVPHVFDRGVSVGSSTGIGLALARALVEADGGRLELSRARPPVFTIFLPAARADDVVAAGPRRPSSPR comes from the coding sequence GTGCGCCGCCGGATCCTGCAGTCGACGTTGCTCGTGGTCGCCATCACGGCGCTCGTGCTCGGCGGCCCGCTCGCGATCACCACGTGGCGGCTGGTGGAGGACATCCACCGCGCCGACCTGCTGTCCCGCCTCGAGCAGGTGGCGGCGCGGCTGGACACCGCGGGCGCCAGGATCGACCGCGAGTCCATCGAGCTCGCCGTGCCCGCGGGTGGGCGGCTGGTGTTGCAGCGTGCCGGCGAGCCGGACCAGGTCGTGGGCGCGCAGGTGGGCACCGATCCCGTTTCGGAGTCGCTGCCGTTCGCGCCGGGCGACGTGCTCGTCATGCAGGAGCCGCTGCAGCTGATGCGCACCGAGCAGCTGCAGGTGACGGCGGTGGTCCTGCTGCTCGTCGTGCTGTCGGTCGGCACGGGCGCGGTGGTCGCCACCGTCACGGCGCGGCGGCTGGCCGAGCCGCTGCGCGGGGTGGCCGACCGGGCCGCCCGGCTCGGTGCCGGTGACTTCCGCGCGGTGCCCGACCGGCACGGGATCCCCGAGCTGGACCGCGTGTCGGACGTGCTCGACACCTCAGCCGTCGCGCTCGCCGACCTGCTGCAGCGCGAACGGGCGCTCGTCGGCGACGTGTCCCACCAGCTGCGCAGCCGCCTCACCGCGCTGCAGCTGCGGCTCGACGAGCTGGCCTCGCATCCCGACCCGACGGCGCGCAGCGAGGCGCTCGCCGCGCTGGAGCAGGCCGAGCGGCTCGCCGAGGTGCTCGACGAGCTGCTGGAGGCGGCCCGGGTGGCGCGCGCCGCGGGCGCGGAGCCGCGGGACCTGCGGGAGACGCTCGGCGCCGTGGCCGAGGAGTGGCGACCGACGCTCAAGGCGAGCGGCCGTTCGCTCAAGGTCCGGGTGCCCGACGGCCTGCTCGCCCGGGTGACGCCCGCCCGCATCCGCGAGGCGATCGGTGCCCTGCTCGACAACGCGATCCAGCACGGCTCCGGAACGGTGACCCTCAGCGCCCGCGCGGCGGAGACGAGCCTGCTGGTGGAGGTCACCGACGCGGGCGCAGGCGTACCGGAGGAGCTCGTGCCGCACGTGTTCGACCGCGGGGTGTCGGTCGGCTCGTCCACCGGCATCGGGCTCGCGCTCGCCCGCGCGCTGGTGGAGGCCGACGGCGGGCGGCTGGAGCTGTCGCGGGCGCGCCCCCCGGTGTTCACGATCTTCCTGCCGGCGGCCCGAGCGGACGACGTGGTCGCCGCGGGCCCCCGCAGGCCGTCGTCCCCGCGCTGA
- a CDS encoding alpha/beta hydrolase, producing the protein MSEMTQSPRARREGRLDDPSVDLRTEPRLHPGLRAALGALGMDGHAAPPPLDRSADPAAVAEYVGGAHAAFEGLYAALPTEWPGEAPVAVSYRTESVRGVDGNDIALHIVRPAEAAGPLPGLVYVHGGGMTILDADNKVHRQWSRDLAATGMVVITVCFRNAWTPHGTNPFPAGLHDCGSALDWVHEHRADLGISAVVVQGESGGANLALATALEAKRDGRLDRIDGVYAMVPYISGGYGWPTDRKLRELPSMVENNGHYIDCEMMDLLVSVYDPTGENAENPLCWPYFATTTDVEGLPPHVITVNELDPLRDEGIAYFRTLQRAGVPVVGKVNLGLTHAADMSFRQAVPDAYRATVRDIHAFARSL; encoded by the coding sequence ATGAGCGAAATGACGCAGTCGCCCAGGGCTCGGCGCGAGGGCCGGCTGGACGACCCGTCCGTGGATCTGCGCACCGAACCGCGGCTGCACCCGGGCTTGCGGGCCGCGCTCGGCGCCCTCGGCATGGATGGGCACGCCGCCCCGCCACCGCTGGACCGCAGCGCCGATCCCGCCGCCGTGGCCGAGTACGTCGGCGGTGCGCATGCCGCGTTCGAGGGGCTCTACGCGGCGCTGCCGACCGAGTGGCCCGGGGAGGCGCCGGTCGCCGTGTCGTACCGGACGGAGTCGGTGCGCGGTGTGGACGGCAACGACATCGCGCTGCACATCGTCCGGCCCGCCGAGGCAGCCGGCCCGCTGCCCGGCCTGGTCTACGTCCACGGCGGCGGGATGACCATCCTCGACGCGGACAACAAGGTGCACCGGCAGTGGAGCCGCGACCTGGCGGCCACCGGGATGGTCGTGATCACGGTCTGTTTCCGCAACGCCTGGACGCCCCACGGGACGAACCCGTTCCCCGCGGGGCTCCACGACTGCGGCTCCGCGCTCGACTGGGTGCACGAGCACCGCGCCGACCTCGGCATCTCGGCGGTCGTCGTGCAGGGGGAGTCGGGGGGCGCCAACCTCGCGCTCGCCACCGCGCTCGAGGCCAAGCGGGACGGGCGGCTGGACCGCATCGACGGCGTCTACGCGATGGTGCCCTACATCAGCGGCGGCTACGGGTGGCCCACCGACCGCAAGCTGCGCGAACTGCCGTCGATGGTCGAGAACAACGGCCACTACATCGACTGCGAGATGATGGACCTGCTCGTCTCGGTCTACGACCCGACGGGCGAGAACGCCGAGAACCCGCTCTGCTGGCCCTACTTCGCCACCACCACCGACGTCGAGGGCCTGCCCCCGCACGTGATCACCGTCAACGAGCTGGATCCGCTGCGCGACGAGGGCATCGCGTACTTCCGCACGCTGCAGCGGGCCGGCGTGCCGGTGGTGGGAAAGGTCAACCTCGGCCTCACCCACGCCGCCGACATGTCCTTCCGGCAGGCCGTCCCGGACGCGTACCGCGCGACCGTCCGCGACATCCACGCGTTCGCCCGGTCGCTCTGA
- the purE gene encoding 5-(carboxyamino)imidazole ribonucleotide mutase: MRDPQVGVIMGSDSDWRVMEAAADALAEFEVPYEVGVYSAHRTPQRMLDYAAGAAERGLRVVIAGAGGAAHLPGMVAAATPLPVIGVPVPLAQLDGLDSLLSIVQMPAGVPVATVAVGGARNAGLLAVRILAASDAAVRERMVRFQADLADSVIAKDAALRATAAEK; encoded by the coding sequence GTGCGTGACCCGCAGGTCGGCGTGATCATGGGTAGCGACTCGGACTGGCGCGTCATGGAGGCCGCCGCCGACGCCCTCGCCGAGTTCGAGGTGCCCTACGAGGTGGGTGTCTACTCCGCGCACCGCACGCCCCAGCGCATGCTCGACTACGCCGCGGGCGCGGCGGAGCGGGGGCTGCGCGTGGTGATCGCCGGCGCCGGGGGAGCGGCGCACCTGCCCGGGATGGTGGCCGCAGCCACGCCGCTGCCGGTGATCGGCGTGCCGGTGCCGCTGGCGCAGCTCGACGGCCTCGACTCGCTGCTCTCCATCGTCCAGATGCCGGCGGGCGTGCCGGTGGCCACCGTGGCCGTCGGCGGGGCGCGCAACGCCGGGCTGCTCGCCGTCCGGATCCTCGCCGCGAGTGACGCCGCGGTGCGGGAGCGGATGGTGCGCTTCCAGGCCGACCTCGCCGACTCCGTGATCGCCAAGGACGCCGCACTGCGCGCTACCGCCGCCGAAAAGTGA
- a CDS encoding LLM class flavin-dependent oxidoreductase gives MSRLRFGIFLAPFHPAGENPTTALQRDLQLVQHLDDLGYDEAWIGEHHSAGSEIIASPEIFIAAAAERTRRIRLGTGVVSLSYHNPLWVAERIVLLDHLTRGRVMLGVGPGSLPTDSAMIGLNPTDTRELLEENLDIVMRLLRGDEPVTATTRTHRLIDARLHLRPYSDPLFDVAVAAVASPTGPRLAGRHGVGLLSIGATLTKEGFDALAHHWNVMEERAATFGTTVDRAAWRLVGLMHVAETREQAYREVEHGIEQWFRYFQKVAAFPQMAVEGGDVREMIEFVNEAGIGAIGTPDDAAAQVQRLVDQSGGFGAMLLLAHEWANPQATRRSYELIAQHVMPRFQGQAQATLDAKARASESRSGHAEQQVAAVAHMTEKYEKELTDRG, from the coding sequence GTGTCCCGACTGAGGTTCGGCATCTTCCTGGCCCCCTTCCACCCCGCGGGCGAGAACCCGACCACCGCCCTGCAGCGCGACCTGCAGCTCGTCCAACACCTCGACGACCTGGGGTACGACGAGGCGTGGATCGGTGAGCACCACTCGGCGGGCTCTGAGATCATCGCCTCACCGGAGATCTTCATCGCCGCGGCGGCCGAGCGCACCAGGCGCATCCGGCTCGGTACGGGCGTGGTCTCGCTGAGCTACCACAACCCGCTGTGGGTGGCGGAGCGGATCGTGCTTCTCGACCACCTGACGCGCGGGCGGGTGATGCTCGGCGTCGGGCCCGGTTCGCTGCCCACCGACTCGGCCATGATCGGGCTGAACCCCACCGACACGCGCGAGCTGCTCGAGGAGAACCTCGACATCGTCATGCGGCTGCTGCGCGGCGACGAGCCGGTCACGGCCACGACCCGCACCCATCGGCTGATCGACGCCCGGCTGCACCTGCGGCCCTACTCCGACCCGCTGTTCGACGTCGCCGTCGCCGCGGTGGCCTCGCCCACCGGGCCGCGGCTGGCGGGCCGGCACGGCGTCGGGCTGCTCTCCATCGGCGCCACGCTCACGAAGGAGGGCTTCGACGCGCTCGCCCACCACTGGAACGTGATGGAGGAGCGGGCCGCGACCTTCGGCACCACCGTCGACCGGGCGGCGTGGCGGCTGGTCGGGCTGATGCACGTGGCCGAGACGCGGGAGCAGGCGTACCGGGAGGTCGAGCACGGCATCGAGCAGTGGTTCCGGTACTTCCAGAAGGTCGCCGCGTTCCCGCAGATGGCCGTGGAGGGCGGCGACGTGCGGGAGATGATCGAGTTCGTCAACGAGGCCGGGATCGGCGCCATCGGCACACCCGACGACGCGGCCGCGCAGGTGCAGCGGCTCGTCGACCAGTCGGGCGGCTTCGGCGCCATGCTGCTGCTCGCCCACGAGTGGGCGAACCCGCAGGCCACCCGCCGTTCGTACGAGCTGATCGCGCAGCACGTCATGCCGCGGTTCCAGGGCCAGGCGCAGGCCACGCTCGACGCCAAGGCCCGGGCCAGCGAGTCGCGCTCGGGCCACGCCGAGCAGCAGGTGGCGGCCGTCGCCCACATGACGGAGAAGTACGAGAAGGAGCTGACCGACCGCGGCTGA
- a CDS encoding DUF7455 domain-containing protein: protein MFPAGAAPVLTRQDRCDRCAAEAQVRAVLPSELDLLFCAHHARKHAPRLREIGALLSPEP from the coding sequence GTGTTCCCCGCAGGGGCAGCGCCCGTTCTCACCCGGCAGGACCGCTGCGACCGCTGCGCGGCCGAGGCCCAGGTGCGCGCCGTGCTCCCGAGCGAGCTCGACCTCCTGTTCTGCGCGCACCACGCCCGCAAGCACGCGCCCCGCCTCCGCGAGATCGGCGCGCTGCTCTCACCCGAGCCCTGA
- the hisN gene encoding histidinol-phosphatase, with amino-acid sequence MDADLELALRLADTADAITLARFRAADLRVTRKPDRTPVTDADTAVEDALRSTIAAERGGDAVLGEERGGVVTDAERGWVIDPIDGTKNFSRGVPVWATLIALTVRGEPVVGVASAPALGRRWWAARGEGAWCSDPSGPRRIAVSGVTELADAYLSTTDIKSFSEIGRRDDYLRLVDSCWETRAFGDFWMYCLVAEGVLDIAVDAAANPWDLAALVPILTEAGGTLTDLSGSATFTGGDGLASNGAVHKAALEIIGR; translated from the coding sequence GTGGACGCCGATCTCGAGCTCGCCCTCCGTCTCGCCGACACGGCCGACGCGATCACCCTCGCGCGGTTCCGGGCCGCCGACCTGCGGGTCACCCGCAAGCCGGACCGCACGCCCGTGACCGACGCCGACACCGCCGTCGAGGACGCGCTGCGCAGCACGATCGCAGCGGAACGCGGCGGCGACGCGGTGCTCGGGGAGGAGCGGGGTGGGGTCGTCACCGACGCGGAGCGCGGCTGGGTGATCGACCCGATCGACGGCACGAAGAACTTCTCCCGTGGCGTGCCGGTCTGGGCGACCCTGATCGCGCTCACGGTGCGCGGCGAGCCCGTGGTCGGGGTGGCGAGCGCGCCCGCGCTCGGCAGGCGGTGGTGGGCGGCCCGCGGGGAGGGCGCCTGGTGCTCCGACCCCTCCGGCCCGCGGCGGATCGCCGTCTCGGGCGTGACCGAACTGGCCGACGCCTACCTCTCCACGACCGACATCAAGTCGTTCTCCGAGATCGGCCGCCGCGACGACTACCTGCGGCTCGTCGACTCGTGCTGGGAGACGCGCGCATTCGGCGACTTCTGGATGTACTGCCTGGTGGCCGAGGGCGTGCTCGACATCGCCGTGGACGCCGCGGCCAACCCGTGGGACCTCGCCGCCCTCGTCCCGATCCTCACCGAGGCGGGTGGCACGCTCACCGACCTCTCCGGGTCGGCGACGTTCACGGGTGGCGACGGGCTCGCCTCCAACGGCGCCGTCCACAAGGCCGCGCTCGAGATCATCGGGAGGTGA
- a CDS encoding GtrA family protein, whose translation MSVVESALAIIPQPYRDVAIKHRELVKFAFVGGTTWVIDTVVFLLLKSTVLAEKPLTAKIIAVLVATIVSYVLNREWSFRTRGGRERHHEAALFFLVSGIGVAVYSAPLAISRYVFHLSVPEVSLLTQEVADFVSGQIVGVLAGMAFRWWAFRRFVFPDEDVRRRVPAA comes from the coding sequence GTGTCCGTTGTCGAGTCGGCGCTGGCGATCATCCCCCAGCCCTACCGCGACGTCGCCATCAAGCACCGTGAGCTGGTGAAGTTCGCCTTCGTCGGCGGCACCACGTGGGTGATCGACACCGTGGTGTTCCTCCTGCTCAAGTCCACGGTGCTGGCTGAGAAGCCGCTCACGGCGAAGATCATCGCGGTGTTGGTGGCGACGATCGTGTCGTACGTGCTGAACCGGGAGTGGTCCTTCCGCACCCGCGGTGGCCGTGAGCGCCACCACGAGGCGGCGCTGTTCTTCCTCGTCAGCGGCATCGGCGTGGCCGTCTACTCGGCGCCGCTCGCGATCTCGCGCTACGTGTTCCACCTCTCGGTCCCCGAGGTGAGCCTCCTCACCCAGGAGGTCGCCGACTTCGTGAGCGGGCAGATCGTCGGCGTGCTCGCCGGCATGGCGTTCCGCTGGTGGGCCTTCCGCCGCTTCGTCTTCCCGGACGAGGACGTCCGCAGGCGGGTCCCGGCGGCCTGA
- a CDS encoding MaoC family dehydratase — MDPELYFEDLTPGRVFDLGTTVVDRDEMLAFARRFDPQPFHVDDEAGKASIFGALAASGWFTASLWMRAYADGVLARATSLGSPGGEEIAWPAPVFAGDELRASMEVVEARRSRSRPSLGLVKLRALLHRGNEVVYRSTFTGMFGTRG; from the coding sequence GTGGACCCCGAGCTCTACTTCGAGGACCTGACCCCCGGCCGCGTCTTCGACCTCGGCACCACGGTGGTCGACCGCGACGAGATGCTCGCATTCGCCCGCCGGTTCGACCCGCAGCCGTTCCACGTGGACGACGAGGCCGGCAAGGCCTCGATCTTCGGCGCTCTCGCCGCGTCGGGCTGGTTCACGGCATCGCTGTGGATGCGCGCCTACGCCGACGGGGTGCTGGCCCGCGCCACCTCCCTCGGCTCGCCGGGTGGCGAGGAGATCGCATGGCCCGCGCCGGTGTTCGCGGGCGACGAGCTGCGCGCCTCGATGGAGGTGGTCGAGGCGCGCCGCTCCCGCAGCCGTCCGAGCCTGGGCCTGGTGAAGCTGCGCGCCTTGCTGCACCGCGGCAACGAGGTCGTCTACCGCAGCACCTTCACCGGCATGTTCGGCACGCGCGGTTGA
- a CDS encoding TetR family transcriptional regulator codes for MTGTSRRGRSPEGRAEVRRELVAAAIRLFRDRGYEETTVDDIAAAAGVGRRTFFRYFPSKEDAISPDHEVGLARVAEVFATAHPAEPTAALVVRAGETVFDLYADDPQLSVQRFRLTHEVPALRDRESARVDHYRRLFTRRLRERFAGEPDGDLRAAVTGAAVVAAHNLALRAWLAAGGRPDDLESWREQFRKVVDMLPREPSLHDVAERLEAAVARLERRA; via the coding sequence ATGACCGGCACTTCCCGTCGCGGCCGCTCCCCCGAGGGCCGGGCCGAGGTGCGCCGGGAGCTCGTGGCCGCCGCGATCCGCCTGTTCCGCGACCGGGGGTACGAGGAGACGACCGTCGACGACATCGCGGCCGCGGCCGGCGTCGGGCGTCGGACGTTCTTCCGCTACTTCCCGAGCAAGGAGGACGCGATCTCGCCCGACCACGAGGTCGGCCTCGCACGGGTCGCGGAGGTGTTCGCCACCGCCCACCCGGCCGAACCGACCGCGGCGCTCGTGGTGCGAGCAGGCGAGACGGTCTTCGACCTCTACGCCGACGACCCCCAGCTCTCCGTTCAACGCTTCCGGCTCACGCACGAGGTGCCTGCCCTCCGGGATCGCGAGTCGGCGCGGGTCGACCACTACCGCCGCCTGTTCACGCGGCGGCTGCGCGAGCGCTTCGCCGGAGAGCCGGACGGCGACCTGCGCGCGGCGGTGACCGGCGCCGCCGTGGTGGCCGCCCACAACCTCGCACTGCGCGCGTGGCTGGCCGCCGGCGGCAGGCCCGACGATCTGGAGAGCTGGCGGGAGCAGTTCCGGAAAGTGGTCGACATGCTGCCCCGCGAGCCGAGCCTGCACGATGTGGCGGAGCGCCTCGAGGCCGCCGTCGCCCGGCTGGAACGCCGAGCCTGA
- a CDS encoding QsdR family transcriptional regulator, with amino-acid sequence MVTPLQAQLAGGGARPSALDAFRRARRTFLEGRRVDMGALARELGVNRATLYRWVGSREQLLVEIVWSLGHRTFSALLADPATVQPGRSRSASVLDAWVHAVIQNPGMRAFVEHEGELALRLLTTRATDFQSRLLGVVHDVLAEDLASGRVQTEIPIEDLTYVVVRILESYVYLTLTTGEQPDADRAGRVLHALLPAVPANG; translated from the coding sequence GTGGTGACCCCGCTGCAGGCGCAGCTGGCCGGGGGAGGCGCTCGCCCGTCGGCGCTCGATGCCTTCCGCCGGGCGCGGCGGACGTTCCTCGAGGGCCGCCGCGTCGACATGGGGGCCCTCGCCCGGGAGCTCGGCGTCAACCGGGCCACCCTCTACCGGTGGGTGGGCTCCCGGGAGCAGCTGCTCGTCGAGATCGTCTGGTCACTGGGGCACCGCACGTTCAGCGCGCTGCTCGCGGACCCGGCCACCGTGCAGCCGGGCCGCAGCCGATCGGCGTCGGTCCTCGACGCCTGGGTGCACGCGGTGATCCAGAACCCCGGCATGCGGGCCTTCGTCGAGCACGAGGGCGAGCTCGCGCTGCGGTTGCTCACGACGCGCGCGACCGACTTCCAGTCGCGGCTGCTCGGGGTCGTCCACGACGTCCTCGCCGAGGACCTCGCCTCGGGCCGGGTGCAGACCGAGATCCCCATCGAGGACCTCACGTACGTCGTCGTCCGGATCCTCGAGTCCTACGTCTACCTGACGCTGACCACCGGTGAGCAACCCGACGCCGACCGGGCCGGGCGCGTGCTCCACGCGCTGCTGCCCGCGGTCCCGGCGAACGGGTGA
- a CDS encoding DinB family protein, translated as MLAGWLDFHRATLEMKCAGLTPEQLATRPVEPSTLSLLGLVRHIADVERGWFRRRLGGEDAPPLHYSDDDLDGDFDNLDPAAVDDAFATWRSECARGREIAAALPSLDVMVTDREGRRLSARWVLFHMVEEYARHNGHADLLRERIDGATGE; from the coding sequence ATGCTCGCCGGCTGGCTCGACTTCCACCGTGCGACCCTCGAGATGAAGTGCGCGGGCCTCACCCCCGAGCAGCTCGCCACCCGGCCCGTGGAGCCCTCGACGCTGTCGCTGCTCGGGCTCGTCCGCCACATAGCCGACGTCGAGCGCGGCTGGTTCCGCCGCCGCCTCGGTGGTGAGGACGCGCCGCCGCTCCACTACTCCGACGACGACCTCGACGGCGACTTCGACAACCTCGACCCGGCCGCCGTCGACGACGCCTTCGCCACGTGGCGTTCGGAGTGCGCCCGGGGCCGGGAGATCGCCGCGGCCCTTCCGTCCCTGGACGTCATGGTCACCGACCGCGAGGGGAGGCGGCTGTCGGCACGCTGGGTGCTCTTCCACATGGTGGAGGAGTACGCCCGCCACAACGGCCACGCCGACCTGTTGCGGGAGCGGATCGACGGTGCCACGGGTGAGTGA
- a CDS encoding 5-(carboxyamino)imidazole ribonucleotide synthase, whose amino-acid sequence MDATRPHPVGPLPVVGMVGAGQLARMTHQAAIALGQSLRVLAADPADPAALVCADVHAGMPSDLEALRAFSRGCSAVTFDHEQVPQENLRALVEAGVPVHPGPDALLHAQDKLVMRRRLAGLGVAGPAYTEVREPADVAGFAGEHGWPVVLKAARGGYDGRGVWLLRGPEPELVAELLAAGTPLLVEEAVPMRRELAALVARSPFGQAAAWPVVETVQEDGQCVQVLAPAPGLDPDVAAGAQEMALRIAAELGVTGLLAVELFERTDGVLVVNELAMRPHNSGHWTIEGSRTSQFEQHLRAVLDYPLGATAPTAPAVVMANVLGAARSPAMSVDERVHHLFARFPDVKVHLYGKAERPARKVGHVTVLGDDMAAVRSRAALAAAWLSTAEWPDGWSPHTGLQQQEVQRA is encoded by the coding sequence GTGGACGCCACCCGCCCGCACCCCGTCGGGCCCCTTCCAGTCGTCGGGATGGTCGGTGCCGGGCAGCTTGCTCGCATGACGCACCAGGCCGCCATCGCGCTCGGCCAGTCGCTGCGCGTGCTCGCTGCCGACCCGGCTGACCCCGCCGCCCTCGTGTGCGCCGATGTGCACGCAGGAATGCCCTCCGACCTGGAGGCCCTTCGCGCCTTCTCCCGCGGGTGCTCGGCCGTCACCTTCGACCACGAGCAGGTGCCGCAGGAGAACCTGCGCGCCCTCGTCGAGGCAGGCGTGCCCGTCCACCCCGGTCCGGACGCGCTGCTGCACGCGCAGGACAAGCTCGTGATGCGCCGCAGGCTGGCGGGGCTGGGCGTGGCAGGCCCTGCCTACACCGAGGTCCGTGAGCCCGCCGACGTCGCGGGGTTCGCCGGAGAGCACGGCTGGCCGGTGGTGCTCAAGGCCGCCCGTGGCGGCTACGACGGCCGCGGCGTGTGGTTGCTGCGCGGCCCGGAACCCGAGCTCGTCGCTGAACTGCTGGCGGCAGGCACGCCGCTCCTCGTCGAGGAGGCCGTGCCGATGCGCAGGGAGCTGGCCGCGCTCGTCGCGCGTTCCCCGTTCGGCCAGGCCGCCGCGTGGCCGGTGGTGGAGACCGTGCAGGAGGACGGCCAGTGCGTGCAGGTGCTCGCGCCTGCCCCCGGCCTGGACCCGGACGTGGCCGCGGGGGCCCAGGAGATGGCGCTGCGGATCGCCGCCGAGCTGGGCGTCACGGGGTTGCTGGCGGTGGAGCTGTTCGAGCGCACCGACGGCGTGCTCGTGGTCAACGAGCTGGCGATGCGTCCGCACAACTCCGGGCACTGGACGATCGAGGGCTCCCGCACGTCGCAGTTCGAGCAGCACCTGCGCGCCGTGCTGGACTACCCGCTGGGCGCCACCGCTCCGACCGCCCCCGCCGTGGTGATGGCGAACGTCCTCGGGGCGGCGCGGTCGCCCGCGATGTCGGTGGACGAGCGGGTGCACCACCTCTTCGCGCGGTTCCCCGACGTGAAGGTGCACCTCTACGGGAAGGCCGAGCGGCCGGCCCGCAAGGTCGGGCACGTCACCGTGCTCGGTGACGACATGGCCGCGGTGCGGTCGCGCGCGGCGCTCGCCGCGGCGTGGCTGTCCACGGCCGAGTGGCCGGACGGCTGGTCGCCGCACACCGGCCTCCAGCAACAGGAGGTGCAGCGTGCGTGA
- a CDS encoding response regulator transcription factor has protein sequence MTTVLLAEDDAAIAEPLSRALQREGYAVEVATDGAAALERVRRGQVDLLVLDLGLPGMDGLEVCRRVRLDDPDLPVLMLTARTDEVDFVVGLDAGADDYVGKPFRLAELLARVRALLRRLTPEAVEVGGVRMELSGRRVLVDGTEVGLANKEFELLRVLLLRAGQVVTREEILREVWNDPDMKTSKTLDMHMSWLRRKIGGERRIATVRGVGFRFNQS, from the coding sequence GTGACCACCGTCCTGCTGGCCGAGGACGACGCCGCGATCGCCGAGCCCCTGTCCAGGGCGCTGCAGCGAGAGGGGTACGCCGTCGAGGTCGCCACCGACGGCGCCGCCGCGCTCGAGCGCGTGCGGCGCGGCCAGGTGGACCTGCTCGTGCTCGACCTGGGCCTGCCCGGGATGGACGGCCTGGAGGTCTGCAGGCGCGTGCGGCTGGACGACCCGGACCTACCGGTGCTGATGCTCACCGCCCGCACCGACGAGGTCGACTTCGTCGTCGGGCTGGATGCAGGCGCCGACGACTACGTGGGCAAGCCGTTCCGGCTGGCCGAGCTGCTCGCGCGTGTGCGGGCACTGCTGCGGCGGCTCACCCCGGAGGCCGTCGAGGTGGGCGGCGTGCGGATGGAGCTCTCCGGCCGCCGGGTGCTCGTCGACGGCACCGAGGTGGGCCTGGCCAACAAGGAGTTCGAGCTGCTGCGGGTGCTGCTCCTGCGGGCGGGCCAAGTCGTCACGCGGGAGGAGATCCTGCGCGAGGTGTGGAACGACCCGGACATGAAGACGTCCAAGACGCTGGACATGCACATGTCGTGGCTGCGTCGCAAGATCGGCGGTGAGCGCCGGATCGCCACGGTGCGTGGCGTCGGCTTCCGGTTCAACCAGAGCTGA